From Microbacterium sp. YJN-G, a single genomic window includes:
- a CDS encoding sigma-70 family RNA polymerase sigma factor, which produces MDDQSSERPAPADADLVLRTRSGDASAFGELWRRHYGSGMAVARSITSSLDPDDLVQEAYSRIYQAILKGGGPNGSFRAYLFTSIRNTAAAWGRARRETAIDELETGADPASTEEAVSEGLDRGLTAQAFRSLPSRWQEVLWYSEIEQMKPAAIGTLLGMSAGAVSQLAFRAREGLREAWVQAHLRSVEDGSECHRTIQQLGAYSRGNLGVRVRQRVDAHLKECARCMIVAAEAEEVSGRLALVLLPLVLGGSGASAYLATLQGGGAPVVALAAMPSSVVEGAVVASGDVQADADAASADPGADASGGAISPGGSGSAGGTASTSGSGALTGIGALVSAGVAALAVAAVVAAAAVVPRMFDSTTTSLPSAAEADLPAIASEVLPDSTLPADDPMVIEIDEPVPAIPDAGDAVAPAPPLAAPAPEATAENRVPAPTPVPELTPEPTPVPEPEPTPEPTPVPEPEPEPEPEPTPTPAPEPTPEPGTDTGGTEEPSTQPETEPGSEPSVVVPLSWGTPLVGQDAQGDLVYLVPITGMPGATVQSQLAGDATRIHEVVLDADGKGIAELRPTTMEFLTDVEVAFRYIVDTVSGDWTLTSLWSL; this is translated from the coding sequence GTGGACGACCAGAGCAGCGAACGACCAGCACCGGCTGATGCCGACCTCGTGCTGCGCACCCGATCGGGTGACGCATCAGCATTCGGCGAACTCTGGCGACGCCACTACGGCTCGGGCATGGCGGTGGCGCGCTCGATCACCTCGTCCCTCGACCCGGACGACCTGGTGCAGGAGGCGTACTCGCGCATCTACCAGGCGATCCTCAAGGGCGGCGGCCCCAACGGGTCGTTCCGCGCGTACCTGTTCACGAGCATCCGCAACACCGCCGCCGCCTGGGGTCGCGCCCGCCGCGAGACGGCCATCGACGAGCTGGAGACGGGCGCCGATCCGGCGAGCACCGAGGAGGCGGTGAGCGAGGGGCTCGACCGCGGCCTGACGGCGCAGGCGTTCCGTTCGCTGCCCTCCCGCTGGCAGGAGGTGCTGTGGTACTCGGAGATCGAGCAGATGAAGCCGGCCGCCATCGGCACGCTGCTCGGCATGAGCGCCGGCGCGGTCTCGCAGCTCGCGTTCCGCGCCCGCGAGGGCCTGCGCGAGGCCTGGGTCCAGGCGCACCTGCGCAGCGTCGAGGACGGCTCGGAGTGCCACCGGACCATCCAGCAGCTGGGCGCGTACTCGCGCGGCAACCTCGGTGTGCGGGTGCGTCAGCGCGTGGACGCCCACCTGAAGGAGTGCGCACGGTGCATGATCGTCGCCGCCGAGGCCGAGGAGGTCTCCGGCCGGCTCGCGCTCGTGCTCCTGCCCCTGGTGCTCGGGGGCTCCGGCGCCTCGGCGTACCTCGCGACGCTGCAGGGCGGCGGCGCCCCGGTGGTGGCGCTGGCCGCGATGCCCTCCAGCGTGGTCGAGGGTGCGGTCGTCGCCTCCGGCGATGTGCAGGCGGATGCCGATGCGGCATCCGCCGACCCGGGCGCCGATGCGTCCGGCGGAGCGATCTCCCCCGGAGGGTCGGGATCGGCCGGCGGGACGGCTTCGACCAGCGGTTCCGGGGCGCTGACGGGGATCGGCGCACTGGTGAGCGCTGGGGTCGCTGCCCTGGCCGTGGCCGCCGTGGTGGCGGCTGCCGCCGTCGTGCCGCGGATGTTCGACAGCACCACGACCTCGCTGCCGAGCGCCGCCGAGGCGGATTTGCCGGCGATCGCGTCCGAGGTGCTGCCGGATTCGACGCTGCCCGCCGACGATCCGATGGTCATCGAGATCGACGAGCCGGTGCCGGCGATTCCGGATGCCGGGGATGCCGTGGCCCCCGCCCCGCCATTGGCGGCGCCCGCCCCCGAGGCGACCGCCGAGAACAGAGTGCCGGCCCCGACGCCGGTGCCGGAGCTGACGCCCGAGCCGACGCCCGTTCCCGAGCCCGAGCCGACGCCCGAGCCGACGCCCGTTCCAGAGCCCGAGCCCGAGCCCGAGCCCGAGCCGACGCCCACCCCGGCCCCCGAACCGACGCCGGAGCCGGGCACCGACACCGGCGGCACCGAGGAACCCAGCACGCAGCCGGAGACGGAGCCCGGATCCGAGCCGAGTGTGGTCGTCCCGCTGTCGTGGGGCACTCCGTTGGTGGGGCAGGACGCGCAGGGCGATCTCGTCTACCTGGTGCCGATCACCGGCATGCCCGGCGCGACCGTGCAGTCGCAGTTGGCCGGCGACGCGACCCGCATCCATGAGGTGGTGCTCGACGCGGACGGCAAGGGGATCGCCGAGCTGCGACCCACGACCATGGAATTCCTGACCGACGTCGAGGTCGCGTTCCGGTACATCGTGGACACGGTCAGCGGAGACTGGACGCTCACGAGCCTCTGGTCGCTGTGA
- a CDS encoding N-acetylglucosamine-6-phosphate deacetylase, whose amino-acid sequence MNPTTDHRGSRVIHSVRIVDGDGTIAENAWVRFEDGLVAARGTGTGWTDADDVIDAATLAGADAVLTPGFVDIHGHGGAGAAYDDGADAIRTGRDLHRAHGTTRAVISLVTATIDQLAAQAATIADLADTDHEILGSHLEGPFLDPRHHGAHDPSLLRHPEPADVARLLEAGRGTIRQVTIAPELPGGLDAVRQIVASGAAVAVGHTDADTDIARAAFEAGASILTHAFNAMNGIHHREPGPVLAAATDHRAVLEGIADNIHLDPRVIKLLFDVAPGRVALITDAMAAAGSADGHYDLGAVKVTVKDGIARTDDTGSIAGSTLTQDVALRRALEAGVPLAEAVRALTSTPAGAIGFGGVLGQLRPGFVADAVLLGADHTVHGVWVGAAPTR is encoded by the coding sequence ATGAACCCGACCACCGACCACCGCGGATCGCGAGTGATCCACTCCGTGCGCATCGTCGACGGCGACGGCACGATCGCCGAGAACGCGTGGGTGCGGTTCGAGGATGGGCTGGTCGCCGCGCGCGGCACCGGCACGGGATGGACCGACGCCGACGACGTCATCGACGCGGCGACCCTCGCCGGAGCGGATGCCGTGCTCACGCCCGGGTTCGTCGACATCCACGGGCACGGCGGCGCGGGCGCCGCCTATGACGACGGCGCCGACGCCATCCGCACCGGCCGCGACCTGCACCGCGCGCACGGCACCACCCGCGCCGTGATCTCGCTGGTCACCGCGACGATCGACCAGCTCGCCGCGCAGGCGGCGACGATCGCCGATCTCGCAGACACCGACCACGAGATCCTCGGCAGCCACCTCGAGGGGCCGTTCCTCGACCCCAGGCACCACGGCGCCCACGACCCGTCGCTGCTGCGCCACCCCGAGCCGGCGGACGTCGCCCGGCTGCTCGAGGCGGGCCGCGGCACGATCCGCCAGGTCACGATCGCCCCCGAACTGCCCGGCGGACTGGATGCCGTTCGGCAGATCGTGGCCTCGGGAGCGGCGGTGGCGGTCGGCCACACGGATGCCGACACCGACATCGCCCGCGCCGCGTTCGAGGCGGGGGCATCGATCCTCACCCACGCGTTCAACGCGATGAACGGCATCCATCACCGCGAACCGGGGCCGGTGCTCGCCGCCGCGACCGATCACCGCGCCGTGCTCGAGGGCATCGCCGACAACATCCACCTCGACCCGCGCGTCATCAAGCTGCTCTTCGACGTCGCCCCGGGGCGCGTAGCGCTGATCACGGATGCCATGGCCGCAGCCGGCAGCGCCGACGGCCACTACGATCTGGGCGCGGTGAAGGTGACCGTCAAGGACGGCATCGCCCGCACCGACGACACCGGCTCGATCGCCGGTTCCACACTCACGCAGGACGTCGCCCTGCGCCGCGCCCTCGAGGCCGGCGTGCCGCTGGCCGAGGCCGTGCGCGCCCTGACGTCGACGCCCGCCGGCGCCATCGGGTTCGGCGGGGTGCTCGGTCAGCTGCGTCCCGGCTTCGTCGCGGATGCGGTGCTGCTGGGCGCCGATCACACCGTGCACGGCGTGTGGGTCGGGGCCGCGCCCACGCGCTGA
- the glyA gene encoding serine hydroxymethyltransferase, protein MTDRYFDAPLSEVDPEIAEVLERELNRQRTYLEMIASENFVPVSVLQSQGSVLTNKYAEGYPGRRYYGGCEEVDVAEELAIARAKSLFGSEFANVQPHSGASANAAVLHAIARPGDTLLGLSLDQGGHLTHGMKINFSGRLYNIVAYGVNPETSTIDMDEVRALALEHKPKVIIAGWSAYPRTLDFAAFRAIADEVGALLWVDMAHFAGLVAAGLHPNPVPHAHVVSSTVHKTIGGPRSGFILTNDADIAKKINSAVFPGQQGGPLMHVIAAKATAFKLAATPEFAERQQRVLSGARIIAERLSQQDVKDAGIAVRSGGTDVHLVLVDLRDAEIDGKQAEDLLHEIHITVNRNAVPNDPRPPMVTSGLRIGTPALATRGFGDAEFTEVADIIALALLPGADVEALRTRVDALATAFPLYPGLQQ, encoded by the coding sequence ATGACCGACCGCTACTTCGATGCCCCTCTCTCTGAGGTCGACCCCGAGATCGCCGAGGTGCTCGAGCGCGAGCTGAACCGCCAGCGCACCTACCTCGAGATGATCGCATCCGAGAACTTTGTGCCCGTGTCGGTGCTGCAGTCGCAGGGCTCGGTGCTGACCAACAAGTACGCCGAGGGCTACCCCGGACGTCGCTACTACGGCGGCTGCGAAGAGGTCGACGTCGCCGAGGAACTCGCCATCGCGCGCGCCAAGTCGCTGTTCGGCTCGGAGTTCGCCAACGTGCAGCCCCACTCGGGCGCCTCGGCCAACGCGGCCGTGCTGCACGCCATCGCCCGCCCCGGCGACACCCTGCTCGGCCTGTCGCTCGACCAGGGCGGCCACCTCACGCACGGCATGAAGATCAACTTCTCGGGCCGGCTCTACAACATCGTCGCCTACGGCGTGAACCCCGAGACCTCGACGATCGACATGGACGAGGTGCGCGCGCTCGCCCTCGAGCACAAGCCGAAGGTGATCATCGCCGGCTGGTCGGCCTACCCGCGCACGCTCGACTTCGCGGCCTTCCGCGCCATCGCCGATGAGGTCGGCGCCCTGTTGTGGGTCGACATGGCCCACTTCGCCGGTCTGGTCGCGGCGGGGCTGCACCCGAACCCGGTGCCGCACGCCCACGTCGTCTCGTCGACCGTGCACAAGACCATCGGCGGCCCGCGCTCGGGCTTCATCCTCACCAACGACGCCGACATCGCCAAGAAGATCAACTCGGCCGTGTTCCCGGGGCAGCAGGGCGGACCGCTCATGCACGTGATCGCCGCGAAGGCGACCGCGTTCAAGCTCGCCGCGACCCCCGAGTTCGCCGAGCGGCAGCAGCGCGTGCTGTCGGGCGCGCGGATCATCGCCGAGCGCCTCTCGCAGCAGGACGTCAAGGACGCCGGCATCGCCGTGCGCTCGGGCGGCACCGACGTGCACCTCGTGCTCGTCGACCTGCGTGACGCCGAGATCGACGGCAAGCAGGCCGAGGATCTGCTGCACGAGATCCACATCACCGTGAACCGCAACGCGGTCCCCAACGACCCGCGCCCGCCGATGGTGACCTCGGGTCTGCGCATCGGCACCCCGGCGCTGGCCACGCGCGGCTTCGGCGACGCCGAGTTCACCGAGGTCGCCGACATCATCGCCCTCGCGCTGCTGCCCGGCGCAGATGTCGAGGCGCTGCGCACGCGCGTGGACGCCCTCGCCACGGCGTTCCCCCTGTACCCCGGCCTGCAGCAGTAA
- a CDS encoding bifunctional methylenetetrahydrofolate dehydrogenase/methenyltetrahydrofolate cyclohydrolase, with amino-acid sequence MTAKILDGKAASVAIKSELAERVAALRERGIVPGIATVLVGADPASQLYVGMKHRQSEAIGMNSIQRELPADATQAEVEAVIDELNADPSCHGYIVQLPLPKHLDTDAILERIDPAKDADGLHPTNLGRLVLNVNAPIHTPLPCTPRGVIELLLRNDYDLKGKHVVVVGRGVTIGRPMGLLLTRRDINATVTQVHTGTPDMAPYLRQADVIVAGAGVKHLIRAEDVKPGAAVLDVGVTREDDPETGKSKVFGDVHPDVAEVAGWISPNPGGVGPMTVALLMTNVVEAAERSVA; translated from the coding sequence ATGACCGCGAAGATCCTGGACGGCAAGGCCGCATCGGTGGCGATCAAGAGCGAACTGGCCGAGCGGGTCGCGGCGCTGCGCGAGCGGGGCATCGTGCCCGGCATCGCCACGGTGCTGGTCGGCGCCGACCCCGCCTCGCAGCTGTACGTCGGCATGAAGCACCGGCAGTCCGAGGCGATCGGGATGAACTCGATCCAGCGCGAGCTGCCGGCCGACGCCACGCAGGCCGAGGTCGAGGCGGTGATCGACGAGCTCAACGCCGATCCGTCCTGCCACGGCTACATCGTGCAGCTGCCGCTGCCCAAGCACCTCGACACGGATGCGATCCTCGAGCGCATCGACCCGGCGAAGGATGCCGACGGCCTGCACCCGACGAACCTCGGGCGGCTCGTGCTCAACGTCAACGCCCCGATCCACACCCCCCTGCCGTGCACGCCGCGTGGTGTGATCGAGCTGCTGCTGCGTAACGACTACGACCTCAAGGGCAAGCACGTCGTGGTCGTGGGGCGCGGGGTGACGATCGGCCGGCCGATGGGGCTGCTGCTGACCCGCCGCGACATCAACGCGACCGTCACGCAGGTGCACACCGGCACGCCCGACATGGCTCCGTACCTGCGTCAGGCCGACGTGATCGTCGCCGGCGCGGGGGTGAAGCACCTCATCCGCGCCGAAGACGTCAAGCCCGGCGCCGCCGTGCTCGATGTGGGCGTCACCCGCGAGGACGACCCGGAGACGGGCAAGTCGAAGGTGTTCGGTGATGTGCATCCGGACGTCGCCGAGGTCGCCGGCTGGATCTCGCCGAACCCCGGCGGTGTCGGCCCGATGACCGTCGCCCTGCTGATGACGAACGTGGTCGAGGCCGCCGAGCGCTCCGTCGCCTGA
- a CDS encoding DUF6882 domain-containing protein, with amino-acid sequence MTFETLRALADRAALFTALRQDQLLSATNALGEHRWDADLDAGTLTFTSVEDPSRVLAATPHLLASIAPGPRSLMWSWALPEGDRTGITEQLLAYGAEHGIPELTQGEVPFPHDTSDDLGAWISQLAHDVAAAAMEITGFSPCLAAPVGDTTAVLLLDAPLEPLTVAAAVDALPRLLPDVRMRDQRASVWDLGRLAGWRLTWTDEAFSAATVTDATGSATFRFDQYARIAAITPVS; translated from the coding sequence ATGACCTTCGAGACGCTGCGTGCCCTGGCCGACCGGGCCGCCCTGTTCACCGCACTCCGCCAGGACCAGCTGCTCTCCGCGACGAACGCTCTCGGCGAGCACCGCTGGGATGCCGATCTCGACGCCGGCACACTCACGTTCACCTCGGTCGAGGACCCCTCGCGCGTCCTCGCCGCCACGCCGCACCTGCTGGCATCGATCGCGCCGGGCCCGCGGTCGCTGATGTGGTCGTGGGCACTGCCCGAGGGAGATCGCACCGGGATCACCGAGCAGCTGCTCGCATACGGCGCCGAGCACGGCATCCCGGAACTGACCCAGGGCGAGGTGCCGTTTCCGCACGACACAAGCGACGACCTGGGCGCCTGGATCTCGCAGCTCGCGCACGACGTCGCCGCGGCGGCGATGGAGATCACCGGGTTCTCGCCGTGCCTGGCGGCACCCGTCGGCGACACCACCGCAGTGCTGCTGCTCGACGCTCCGCTCGAGCCGCTCACGGTGGCGGCGGCCGTCGACGCACTCCCCCGCCTGCTGCCGGACGTGCGGATGCGCGATCAGCGTGCGTCGGTCTGGGACCTCGGCCGGCTGGCAGGGTGGCGGCTCACGTGGACCGACGAGGCGTTCTCGGCGGCGACGGTGACGGATGCCACGGGCTCGGCCACGTTCCGCTTCGACCAGTACGCCCGCATCGCCGCCATCACCCCCGTCTCCTGA
- a CDS encoding mandelate racemase/muconate lactonizing enzyme family protein has product MTAPITAIRTRAHRFALRRPWGPDVPDIRVISVEVHTADGEVGRGFTWTPSIGATAVRALIDDDLTAFLVGRPSTPDEWDAAWAHLHEAGGGGITTIALAGIDLALWDLQARRAGTSVTSLRGRLHERLPVYGSGVNLHYPLDELVAQAERWVAAGLQAVKIKVGKPSLAEDLDRVAAVRETIGPDRRLLVDANQRWDGDAAARAIPALAAHDIGWIEEPLRADDLAVHRELHRRIDVPVALGENLHTVHRFRDFLDADAVDIVQPNIIRVGGITPFLRIADLARERGVVLAAHLLPELSAQIAFTLPEQTWIEDVEDAGFAQLGALEHPILTASDGWVSGGPELGLGFDFVGGGGGGGGAPSR; this is encoded by the coding sequence GTGACCGCACCCATCACCGCGATCCGCACCCGGGCGCACCGTTTCGCGCTGCGCCGGCCGTGGGGTCCGGACGTGCCCGACATCCGGGTGATCTCAGTCGAGGTGCACACCGCCGACGGCGAGGTCGGTCGCGGCTTCACATGGACGCCCTCGATCGGCGCCACCGCGGTGCGCGCCCTCATCGACGACGACCTCACGGCGTTCCTCGTCGGACGCCCGTCGACACCGGATGAGTGGGATGCCGCCTGGGCGCACCTACACGAGGCGGGCGGCGGCGGGATCACGACCATCGCCCTCGCCGGCATCGACCTCGCCCTGTGGGACCTGCAGGCGCGCAGAGCGGGCACGAGCGTGACGTCCCTGCGCGGCAGGTTGCACGAGCGTCTGCCGGTCTACGGCAGCGGCGTGAACCTGCACTATCCCCTGGATGAGCTGGTCGCACAGGCCGAGCGCTGGGTCGCTGCGGGGCTTCAGGCGGTGAAGATCAAGGTGGGCAAGCCATCGCTCGCAGAGGACCTCGACCGGGTCGCGGCGGTGCGCGAGACGATCGGCCCCGACCGCAGGCTGCTCGTCGATGCCAATCAGCGCTGGGATGGGGATGCCGCAGCCCGCGCCATCCCCGCGCTGGCTGCTCACGACATCGGCTGGATCGAGGAGCCGCTGCGCGCCGACGATCTCGCGGTGCACCGAGAGCTGCACCGGCGGATCGACGTGCCCGTCGCCCTAGGCGAGAACCTGCACACCGTGCACCGGTTCCGTGACTTCCTCGACGCGGATGCCGTGGACATCGTCCAGCCGAACATCATCCGCGTCGGCGGCATCACACCGTTCCTGCGCATCGCGGACCTGGCCCGCGAGCGCGGCGTCGTCCTCGCCGCACATCTGCTGCCCGAACTCTCGGCGCAGATCGCGTTCACGCTGCCCGAGCAGACCTGGATCGAAGACGTCGAGGATGCCGGATTCGCACAGCTCGGCGCGCTCGAGCATCCGATCCTCACGGCCTCGGACGGCTGGGTCTCGGGCGGCCCCGAACTCGGCCTGGGATTCGACTTCGTCGGCGGTGGCGGTGGCGGTGGCGGTGCGCCGTCGCGCTGA
- a CDS encoding NAD-dependent epimerase/dehydratase family protein: MSRIIVTGGSGRLGRSVVQALADAGHEVVSIDRVASGLPVRELAVDLMDPAGTAAAFSEVRPDAVVHLAAVAVPGALPDPEMFEVNTRLAWNVVEACLASSASALLVASSPTVIGYGAPGWTPSYLPLDEDYPREPWNGYAVSKVAVEEIIRMAARRHGDRMRFGLFRPCYVIAPEEWEGAVTQQGHTVAERIADPALSAVALFNYLDARDAADFVRTWIERCDQAPNGEVFFVTAPDALVDLPTAEAVAALVPGAAAAAASLTGSDAVFSGRRAAELLGWRARRTWRTELAAPVEAAAAEAAPIDAGRLR, encoded by the coding sequence ATGAGCCGGATCATCGTCACGGGCGGCTCGGGTCGCCTGGGTCGCAGCGTCGTGCAGGCGCTGGCGGATGCCGGGCACGAGGTCGTCTCTATCGACCGCGTCGCGTCGGGGTTGCCCGTTCGCGAGCTCGCAGTGGATCTGATGGACCCCGCCGGGACCGCCGCCGCGTTCAGCGAGGTGCGACCGGATGCCGTCGTGCACCTCGCCGCCGTCGCCGTTCCCGGCGCTCTGCCCGACCCCGAGATGTTCGAGGTGAACACCCGGCTGGCATGGAACGTGGTCGAGGCGTGCCTGGCGTCATCGGCATCCGCTCTGCTGGTCGCCTCGAGTCCGACCGTGATCGGCTACGGCGCCCCCGGCTGGACGCCGTCGTACCTGCCGCTGGACGAGGACTACCCGCGCGAGCCGTGGAACGGGTACGCCGTGTCGAAGGTCGCCGTCGAGGAGATCATCCGGATGGCCGCGCGCCGGCACGGTGACCGGATGCGGTTCGGCCTATTCCGCCCCTGCTACGTGATCGCTCCTGAGGAGTGGGAGGGCGCCGTCACCCAGCAGGGCCACACCGTCGCCGAGCGCATCGCTGACCCCGCCCTGTCGGCCGTCGCGCTGTTCAACTACCTCGACGCCCGGGATGCCGCGGACTTCGTCCGCACCTGGATCGAGCGCTGCGACCAGGCGCCCAACGGCGAGGTGTTCTTCGTCACCGCACCCGACGCGCTGGTCGATCTGCCCACCGCCGAGGCGGTGGCGGCGCTCGTCCCGGGGGCTGCTGCGGCCGCGGCATCCCTCACCGGGTCGGATGCCGTCTTCTCAGGTCGGCGGGCCGCCGAACTGCTGGGATGGCGGGCGCGACGCACCTGGCGCACCGAACTCGCCGCCCCCGTCGAAGCCGCAGCCGCCGAGGCCGCCCCCATCGACGCGGGTCGCCTCCGGTGA
- a CDS encoding Gfo/Idh/MocA family protein has protein sequence MTRRHALIGSGSRAQMYLGAIAGAHSDVAELVAWSDTNPGRLDWSQAQHPGIGTPARFGVDDLAEAIAAHGIQRVIITSPDATHADHVVTALDAGADVIVEKPLTTSEDGVRRIAEAASRTGRDVTITFNYRYSPRNSALKRVIASGEIGEVTSVHFEWVLDTAHGADYFRRWHRDKHMSGGLLIHKASHHFDLVNWWIDDVPVRVFASGGLRFYGAENAAARGLGPRPERGTTDSPLRDRFSLDLRTDPTWKGLYLDQEQHDGYRRDRDVFDPGITIEDNLSLVVDYARGATMSYSLNAHSPWEGYTVAVNGTKGRAELTVVERGSVLVDEQGRTVIDPSARPDLVVDDVVRPVAERLLVQRHFETAVEVPIPVAEGGHGGGDAMLLRDVFVGAEQDELGRTADWTDGVRSMAVGLAGNRSLAEGTAIRIADLDLGDAAAALAGPRR, from the coding sequence ATGACCCGCCGCCATGCCCTGATCGGCTCCGGCTCCCGCGCGCAGATGTACCTCGGAGCGATCGCCGGAGCGCACTCCGACGTCGCCGAGCTCGTCGCGTGGAGCGACACGAACCCGGGTCGCCTGGACTGGTCGCAGGCGCAGCATCCCGGCATCGGCACCCCAGCGCGCTTCGGCGTCGACGACCTGGCCGAGGCGATCGCCGCGCACGGCATCCAGCGCGTCATCATCACCTCCCCCGACGCCACGCACGCCGATCACGTCGTGACGGCCCTGGATGCCGGCGCCGACGTGATCGTCGAGAAGCCGCTCACCACCAGCGAAGACGGCGTGCGCCGCATCGCGGAGGCGGCCAGTCGCACCGGCCGCGACGTCACCATCACGTTCAACTACCGGTACTCGCCGCGCAACAGCGCCCTGAAGCGCGTGATCGCGTCCGGCGAGATCGGCGAGGTGACCAGCGTGCACTTCGAGTGGGTGCTCGACACCGCGCATGGCGCCGACTACTTCCGCCGCTGGCACCGCGACAAGCACATGTCCGGCGGGCTGCTGATCCACAAGGCGAGCCACCACTTCGATCTCGTGAACTGGTGGATCGATGACGTGCCGGTGCGCGTGTTCGCCTCGGGCGGTCTGCGCTTCTACGGTGCCGAGAACGCCGCGGCCAGGGGCCTCGGCCCGCGACCCGAGCGCGGCACCACCGACTCGCCGCTGCGCGACCGGTTCAGCCTCGACCTGCGCACCGACCCCACCTGGAAGGGCCTGTATCTCGACCAGGAGCAGCACGACGGATACCGGCGCGACCGCGACGTGTTCGATCCGGGCATCACCATCGAGGACAACCTCTCGCTCGTGGTCGATTACGCGCGCGGCGCGACGATGTCGTACTCGCTGAACGCCCACTCCCCCTGGGAGGGGTACACCGTCGCGGTGAACGGCACGAAGGGCCGGGCAGAGCTGACCGTCGTCGAGCGCGGTTCGGTGCTCGTCGACGAGCAGGGGCGCACGGTCATCGACCCCAGCGCACGCCCCGACCTCGTCGTCGACGACGTCGTGCGCCCGGTCGCCGAGCGGCTGCTCGTGCAGCGGCATTTCGAGACCGCTGTCGAGGTTCCCATCCCGGTGGCCGAGGGCGGGCACGGCGGAGGCGACGCCATGCTGCTGCGCGACGTGTTCGTCGGCGCCGAGCAGGACGAGCTGGGCCGCACCGCCGACTGGACCGACGGGGTGCGCAGCATGGCCGTCGGCCTGGCGGGAAACCGCTCGCTGGCCGAGGGCACTGCGATCCGGATCGCAGACCTCGACCTCGGCGATGCCGCTGCCGCTCTCGCCGGCCCCCGCCGATGA
- a CDS encoding HpcH/HpaI aldolase family protein: MPLRLDQPFRDRLAEAERAQIGMWVCSGSPLIAEIAAGSGVDWLLIDMEHSANSLESVLHQLQAVAAYPVAPLVRVPWNDPVTIKQVLDLGAQNIIVPMVSSAAEAEAAVAATRYPPHGIRGVGSALSRSARWNRVDGYLQDAASHISLTVQIETAAGVENAAEIAAVDGVDAVFVGPSDLSASLGHLGAQAHPEVVDAVTRTFAAVKEVGKAVGVNAFDPAGADGYIAAGADFVAVGADVAMLARASEGLAARFISASGDGGRASY, from the coding sequence ATGCCGCTTCGTCTAGATCAGCCCTTCCGCGATCGCCTCGCCGAGGCCGAGCGGGCGCAGATCGGCATGTGGGTGTGCTCAGGAAGCCCGCTGATCGCCGAGATCGCCGCGGGGTCGGGGGTGGACTGGCTGCTGATCGACATGGAGCACTCCGCGAACTCCCTGGAGTCGGTGCTGCATCAGCTGCAGGCGGTCGCCGCCTACCCGGTCGCACCGCTCGTGCGGGTGCCGTGGAACGATCCCGTGACCATCAAGCAGGTGCTCGACCTCGGCGCGCAGAACATCATCGTCCCGATGGTGTCCTCCGCCGCCGAGGCCGAGGCCGCGGTGGCCGCGACCCGGTACCCGCCGCACGGCATCCGCGGGGTCGGCAGCGCGCTCTCACGCAGCGCCCGCTGGAACCGCGTCGACGGCTACCTGCAGGATGCCGCCTCGCACATCTCGCTCACCGTGCAGATCGAGACGGCGGCGGGCGTCGAGAACGCGGCGGAGATCGCCGCGGTCGACGGGGTGGATGCCGTGTTCGTCGGCCCGTCCGACCTGTCGGCATCCCTCGGGCATCTCGGTGCGCAGGCGCACCCCGAGGTCGTGGATGCGGTGACCCGCACGTTCGCCGCGGTCAAGGAAGTCGGCAAGGCGGTCGGGGTGAACGCCTTCGATCCCGCCGGCGCCGACGGCTACATCGCGGCGGGAGCGGACTTCGTCGCGGTAGGGGCGGATGTCGCGATGCTGGCGCGTGCATCCGAAGGGCTCGCCGCGCGGTTCATCAGCGCCTCCGGCGACGGCGGGCGCGCGAGCTACTGA